A part of Oncorhynchus masou masou isolate Uvic2021 unplaced genomic scaffold, UVic_Omas_1.1 unplaced_scaffold_2101, whole genome shotgun sequence genomic DNA contains:
- the LOC135532903 gene encoding uncharacterized protein LOC135532903 produces the protein MRLPPDLQDSPQSYKTPPRPTRLPPDLQDSPQSYKTPPRPTRLPPDLQDSPRPTRLPQTYKTPPDLQDSPQTYKTPPDLQDSPRPTRLPPVLQDSPRPTRLPQTYKTPPDLQDSPRPTRLPRPTRLPPDLRDSPRPTRLPQTYETPPDLRDSPQTYKTPPRPTRLPPDLRRTPQTYKTPPDLQDSPRPESPPDLRFSHPDLQDSPQTYKTPPRPTRLPQTYKTPPDLQSPPRPTRLPQTYNLPQTYKTPPRPTRLPPDLQSPPDLQDSPRPTISTQTYKTPPDLRDSPRPTISPQTYKTPPDLQDSPRPTRLPPDLRDSLPDTLYIANDITF, from the coding sequence ATGAGACTCCCCCCAGACCTACAAGACTCCCCCCAGTCCTACAAGACTCCCCCCAGACCTACAAGACTCCCCCCAGACCTACAAGACTCCCCCCAGTCCTACAAGACTCCCCCCAGACCTACAAGACTCCCCCCAGACCTACAAGACTCCCCCAGACCTACAAGACTCCCCCAGACCTACAAGACTCCCCCAGACCTACAAGACTCCCCCCAGACCTACAAGACTCCCCCAGACCTACAAGACTCCCCCAGACCTACAAGACTCCCCCCAGTCCTACAAGACTCCCCCAGACCTACAAGACTCCCCCAGACCTACAAGACTCCCCCAGACCTACAAGACTCCCCCAGACCTACAAGACTCCCCAGACCTACAAGACTCCCCCCAGACCTGCGAGACTCCCCCAGACCTACAAGACTCCCCCAGACCTACGAGACTCCCCCAGACCTGCGAGACTCCCCCCAGACCTACAAGACTCCCCCCAGACCTACAAGACTCCCCCCAGACCTGCGAAGGACTCCCCAGACCTACAAGACTCCCCCAGACCTACAAGACTCCCCCAGACCTGAGTCTCCCCCAGACCTGAGATTCTCCCACCCAGACCTACAAGACTCCCCCCAGACCTACAAGACTCCCCCCAGACCTACAAGACTCCCCCAGACCTACAAGACTCCCCCAGACCTACAATCTCCCCCCAGACCTACAAGACTCCCCCAGACCTACAATCTCCCCCAGACCTACAAGACTCCCCCCAGACCTACAAGACTCCCCCCAGACCTACAATCTCCCCCAGACCTACAAGACTCCCCCAGACCTACAATCTCCACCCAGACCTACAAGACTCCCCCAGACCTGCGAGACTCCCCCAGACCTACAATCTCCCCCCAGACCTACAAGACTCCCCCAGACCTACAAGACTCCCCCAGACCTACAAGACTCCCCCCAGACCTGCGAGACTCCCTCCCagacacactgtacatagccaatgatataacattttaa